The DNA sequence ttaaacagaacatgtaaggaCCTTGGACTAAAATGAGTAATGTTAGCCCAACATTGGATTGAAGGAGCCTAACATACTGCGTGTACACATTTGTGAAAGTGTGAACTGATCCATgtttggtgtgtgtatatgtaacaGTGATAACCGTACTCTCCTTGCGTTGTGTTTTGTCCTAATAAATCACCCCAGCCAGTGGTCCCAGTTGAGCATTATTTATTATCTGTTGTTAAATAGGAAACAGCACGTTAGTTGTGCAGGGCTTAATGATGTTGATGGCTGTCGATGGTAAAATCTGTAGCATGAAAACATCTGTTAGCAGTGGGCGTATGTGACCATTACATCGGtgcatgctagctaacacacttaTTTATATACAGCAATCATATACCAAAGCACATCCCAGAAAGCCACTCAATCCCgaacaggtaccatatacccacACATGTATAAATCAGCAACACATTGTAAAATATAGAAAACAGTATTCAGAACGTGACCTACCCCTTGCgtcacattttcatactggggATCTCTCGCGATCTCCCCCTTTCTGAAAGCGGGGTCAATAACAACACGCCTTATTGTAAATCGGAATTGAACCAACCAATAAGAATGCTTGAACATTAAATGCACCTTTCTTTAGAGGCAAGTtggaaacataaccaaccctgttacatgtacaatgaatgtgttttgtttgcgTGTATCTATTTACAGATCTCCATTTGGCGGCTCAGCTGGGTAAGACCCTGCTGGACCGGAACCATGAGTTGGAGCAGGGGCTGCAGCAGATGTTCTCCACCAACCAGGAGCAGCTGCAGGAGATTGAGGTAGCTAGTCTAAATATGATCATACTAGGCCACTGAGagcaaatacaaacacacacactacattgtaGGTTACATTTTTTCCCACTGATGTAGAATCAGTCGGCAACATAAGATGTGTAATATGAATGAATCACTTTTTAAACCTTGCTCTGAATGAAGGTCACTATGGCTGGAATATTGCTTGTTAATAAATTACCATTTTGCAGATACTGTACCACTGGAGTAGCCCTACATTCATTCACCAAACTGACTTGGTCTTAGCTAACCTgtccttcggaaagtattcagaccccacaactttttacacattttgttaggttgcagccttattctaaaatgtgttattgttttttccccctcatcaatctttacacaataccccataataaataaaaacatttacataagtattcagactctcagtagtgtaacgaccctgggtttataatcACTGATACCGACTCTTCCGCATGACcatgcttttgtggcacagtcgatagcgcactggacttcgggctagaaggtcgagggttcgaggcctgctctctgcctgtttcattacattggtgtcagaagggatcggaccttgcatccatgacagtgcgtgtgcttggccGGTGAGCGCGTTCCTGTAAGATGTAGAGTCGCAAGCTAGCGCGAGGACACgctctttgaaaggagggagtagtgtacCGACACTGGGTTTAAGCACAGATATCGACTCTGCCGCAcaagcatgcttttgcggcacagtcgctAGCATGCgggacttcgggctagaaggtcgaggtttcgagacctgctccctgcctgtttcattacagtactttgttgaatcacctttggcagcaattacagccttgagtcttctttggtatgatgctacaagcttggcacacctgtatttggggtttTATCCCATTCTTACActctagctctgtcaggttggattgagAGCGcaagctgcacagctattttcaggtcactccagagatattcaagtccgggttctggctgggccactcaaggacattcggagacttaAGACTTGTccttggctgtgtgcatagggtcattgttctgttggaaggtgaaccttcgccccagtttgaggtcctgagcactctggcgCAGggtttcatcaaagatctctctgtactttctcttgatcctgactattctcccagtctctgctgctaaaaaacagcatgatgctgccaccaccatagggatggtgccaggtttcctccagacgtgacgcttggcattcaggtcaaagagttgaatcttggttttatcagaccagagaatattgtttctcatggtctgagtcctttaggtgccttttggcaaactccaagcaagctgtcatgtgcctttttactgtcagtgaccatcgggttcttggtcgcctccctgaccaaggcccttctcccccgattgctccgtttggcagggcggccagctctaggatgagtcttggtggttccaaacttcttccatttaaggatggaggccacttttcttggggaccttcaatgctgcagaattgtttttggtacccttccccagatctgtgcctggaacatgccctgtcaactgtgggacctttttatatatacagatgtgtgcctttcccaatcatgtccaatcaatttaatttaccacaggtggactccaatcaagttgtagacacatctcaagcatcatcaatggaaacaggatgcacctgagctcaatttcgagtctcgtagcaaagggtctgaatactgatggaaataagggtctgaatactgatggaaataagggtctgaatactgatggaaataagggtctgaatactgatggaaataagggtctgaatactgatggaaataagggtctgaatactgatggaaataagggtctgaatactgatggaaataagggtctgaatactgatggaaataagggtctgaatactgatggaaataagggtctgaatactgatggaaataagggtctgaatactgatggaaataagggtctgaatactgatggaaataagggatttctgttttttgaatcaatttgcaaaaatttctaaacctgttttcactttgtcattatggggtattctgtgtagattactgaggatttttggtttgttttgtatttaatccattttagaataaggctgtaacataacaaagtggaaaaagtcaaggggtctgaatactttccgaaggaacGGCACCTGTCCTGTATGTAAACAAAAACAGGACTTCGGTGTTCAAAAGAAATAAGAAGCTTAGCTCAACTGTATGACGTCATTAGGAAACAACCCTACGCACAGACCAACAAGTCCACCAATGGGAGCCCAAAAGTCCACATTGACAAATCTCTCCCCCAAATCTCTTTTCTTGTCAGGCTCTTCCGATCGTTCGTTTCCTCTCGTTAAATGGGATCAAGTGAAAGCCTGTCTGGATTAGCTCATGACTTAATTGGTCCTTGGCATAGTGCATTGCATGGACAGGTATTTGTCTAACTATCTTTAAGGCACCTTTAGGACACCTTTCACCTCCTCTATGTAAGGAGAGCAGTGGCCAACGGCTTTATGCTTCCTTCAGTAGCCAAAGGCTTAGTCAAGGTAGTGAACATTCACATAGTTACTACTGATGTTATCCTGCCTCTCAACACTGAGTATCTAAGGCTGTGTTTAGACAGCATAGCCTAAGAGAACTTGGTGTGTAAATGCTCTTTCCTGCCTCGCACCTcatgatatatgatggtgtgtttAACAACCTACATTTTGGGGTTGCCTAATAGTACCCTCACTATATTCACGGGATGTATCCTGCtgagtactcacacacacatgttctCAGTTAGGGTGGTGGTACGAAAATGTCATGTTTGTATCAGACCTTTCTGCCTTCCTCCATCATCCTGACTAGTGACCACTTAAGTATGAACTCCTTGCTTGTTCACAAGGGTCGACTTGCGCTATAGGCACCGGGCACGCGGCACAGGTCTAATTTGTACAGTAATTTCCAAACAAATAAGTATGAACAACAGATCTGTACAAAGATTAGCAAATATGTGCACTGCGCAGGTGCTAGCTTTGGGCGACCATGGTGGAACAAGCAGTATGTGTTCGGTGAGCAGTCTCAACGAGTTCACACAAACAGGTGATGCATTCAAAGGGTGTTCAGGTGCAAACGTGTTCGTTCAGCACACAACCAACCACAGGGGATTTTAACATTAACCAAAAatggcaattccacagtaacagagACTCCCAATTTTCCACTTTCAAATGTACGAAAAATAAAAACCAATGATCGcaaagttaaaataaaaaaaataaaaaaatgtacaaggacaacttttaacaatttccacagaaaatTACAAAGACActtttacttgaagaacagtgcagaggcaacgtttggtaacagaatgacggcacaaacagcaCAGACCATCATTCTGTTACCGTGGAATAGCCCAAGACCAGGTACAGACATGGTCAGATACATGGGATTACAATTCTAAGCACTGAAGGCATTGGCCTCATGATAAGCACTGTAAAGAATACATACAGTAAAACTATACTAAACACTGGACCTATTAGTGGACCCAAAAACTGTTCTATCCATCCTATTTCAATGGCAATTACCTTTGACCTCCTCCCAGTACCTGACTAAGCAGGTGGATTTGCTGAGGCAAATGAATGACCAGCATGCTAAGGTATACGAGCAGCTAGATGTGGCGGCCAGAGACCTGGAGCAGGGCAACCACAGGCTGATTCTGGACAACCGCGTCGCCCAGCAGAGGATCAACTGGTGAGACTCAGGACTTTGATTCCTTTCTGAAAATAGTAACTGTAAACATTTTTACCCCCAGTATAAATACTTAGATGCCAAATTTACTAAGAGGCAAGGTTTTGGCTAAATTAATTTTCTCCACAAAGCTCAGTAATTCGAACCACTTCtatgcttgtcctctctctcagcctgacaGAAACGATCAACAGTCTTGAGACCCACATGGAGGACTTGCAGACCCAGGTGGAGGAGCTGAGGACAGCCCAGTCTGACCGGAGCAGGAGAGAACTGGCCGAACAGAGACACAACCTCGGAGCACAGAGTGTGTCCTGCCTCAAGGAGCTGTATGACCTGCAGAAAGAcaagtgagtgtgtgcatgtatgtgtccTGCAGCTGTGCAAATGAACCTGGTGCCAACAAACCGCTAATGTTAATTGTTGGTCTAAAACATCCATTCCGCCACAGAACCAGATGTGTTCAGCTTTATTCAGCTCAAATCAATGTTGATCAATTTAATTCTCATCTCAACCATGCAAACCAAGACTAGGTTGAGAAGCGAGTAGATGGAGATGGAAGCCAAATGAGCTGGCCTTATTCTGCAGTGGGAATGGTCACCGTGAACACTAATTTCCTGCACTCTGATTATAGTAACTAAACAATTTGGAGATTATGTGCATGCTAAGAGAGGGAACACAATAACAAACAATAAACAGAGGAAGTTACCTTAAATGTTATTTTAAAGTACAGTAACAAGCATGTGCCTTGAGAGGAATGTTCTACTTCAGCTAGCCTGAATGTTTGTCACTGGCCAAGTTAAAGTACATCATTCCAGGAACTGTGTGTCTGGCCAAGTTACAGGTCTTTCTGAAAGTTTTTATAGAAACTGCACTATCAATCATCAATGGTGTCAAACCAGCAGTCATAGAGCCTCTTCTCATCTCTTCCCCTTCTAGTGATCTGCATACTGTGTATTCCCTTTCAGTACATATTAAGTAAAGGAAACAGGCAGAGAGACGCTTGACTATTGAGATGGGTCCATAGTCTAATGACTATGTATTACCGCCATTTTCAGCCGTGTGCTGACTGGGCGtcacccagacccagaccaccTAATCTGGGCCAAGGCTTTTCAGACATAATCCCCTGCAGATAAATCTTTCAGAGGAGGTTAAGTCTAGCCTGtatacacacactaacatacacacataGTTTAGTAGCCTGTTTTAGCATGCAATACAAAACCACTGATAaagcacatacagtaccagtcaaaagtttggacacctactattcaagggtttttctttatttgtactatgttctgcattgtagaatagtagtgaaaacatccaaactatgaaataacacacagggaatcatgcagtaaccaaaaaggtgttaaacaaatcaaaatatatttgagattcttcaaagtagccaccctttgccttaatgacagctttgcacactcttggcatattctcaaccagcttcacctggaatgcttttccaacagtcttgaagtttccacatatgctgagcacttgttggctgcttttccttcactctgcgttccaactcatcccaaaccatctcaattgggttgaggtcgggtgattgtggaggccaggttatctgatgcagcactccatccctctccttcttggtcaaatagcccttacacagcctggaggtgtgttgggtcattgtcctgttgaaaaacaaatgatattcccACTAGGCTCAAACCAGaagggatggcatatcactgcagaatgctgtggtagtcatgctggttaatcAACCCCACATCAATGGGTCCTTGGGACCATAACACAGAGCATATAGCTTCTAACTCCCCTTCCTGTTCCtaagttaagtgtgccttgaattctaaataaatcactgacagtgtcacaagcaaagcagcatcacacttcctcctccatgcttcacggtgggaaccacacatgcagagatcatccgttaacctattctgcatctcataaagacaaggcggttggaaccaaacatctcaaatatgtactcatcagacctaaggacacatttccaccaatgtccattgctcgggtttcttggcccaagcaagtctcttcttagtggtgtcctttagtagtggtttcctagcagcaattggaccatgaaggcctgattcacgcagtctcctctgaacagttgatgttgatgtctgttacttgaactctgaagcatttatttgggctgcaatttctgaggctggtaactctaatgaacttatcttctgcagcagaagtagctctgggtctttcctgtggtggtcctcatgagatttgtttcatcatagcccttgatggtttttgcgactgcatttgaagaaactttcaaagttcttaattttcTACTTTGACTGACCTTCCACATTGActgatgtcttaaagtaatgatggactgttgtttctctttgcttatttgagctgttctttccataatatggacttggtcttctaccaaatagggctatcttctctataccaccccaaccttgtcacaacacaactgattggctcaaacgcattaattaagaaagaaattccacatattTACTTTTAACTAGGTACACCTGatcatttaaatgcattccaggtgactacctcatgaagctggttgagagaatgagtgtgcaaagctgtcaaggcaaactgttgctactttgaagaatctcaaatataatatatatttgatGAACACTCTtgttggttaatacatgattccagatgtgttatttcatagatttgatgtcttcactattctacaatgtaaaaaatagtcataaagaaaaacccttgaatgagtaggtgtccaaacttttgactggtactgtacatgataAAAAACAGGCCTCTATAACCACTTTCACCATCTTGTTGAACCTTAGTCCTTTTCCCTGTCTCAGGTACATGGCCTATGAGAGCCTGCTTGTGGAGCATTCCTGGCCAGCAAGGAAGGAGTCCTGTCAGGACCCAGACCCCGATGAGGAGAACTCTGTGCTCCAGCGCTCCATCCAGACCCTGCAGGCTGTTCTGGCCTCTGAGCGGGGGAAGCGGGAGGCAGCGGAACAGGAGACTGAGCTGACTGCCAGGGAGAACGGGGCTCTGGAGCAGCGGCTGGCCCTGCTGGAGGGCTACCGGGCTAGGCAGAGGGAGCTGGAGGCAGAGGTGGAGGAGCTACGGCAGCTGTGGCAGGCCGACTACGCCAACAGGTACGATCATGACGCTTTCTATTCATACTTGGTACATGTTTGTATATTCGGCATAATAAAGACAATACTCTACTCCACCAGCGTCAGGAGACCTGACCGGCTACTGCTGCCCGACACTGTCTTCTTCGCCCCAGAGGAGAAGCCCAGTCTGGTACAAAAGGAGGAGGAAGTGGGGGAGCAGGGGAGGCGCAGCCTGCAGAGGTGCAACAGCGAAAGTGTTCTGAAGGGGACACTAGCAGACGACATCCGGCGGGGGCATGAGCGTACATGTATCAGAAGAGCAGAGGCGGTGAAGCAGAGAGGAATCTCCCTGCTCAATGAGGTGGATGCCCAGTATAGTGCACTGCAGGTAAAGGTTTTCATTTCTCATTATTGCATAATCAACACAAAGACCGAGGGTGAaactattttcatttgtttacgATGTGACCTATGAATAAGAATGACAAACAAAAGGTCTAGGAGGTGAAGCAAATTACATTTTTATGCAGTAATTTGAGTTTGTTATACAGTGTGGAAAGTTGCCGATGAGTGACTGAACGTTTGCCTCCTGCAGGTCAAATACGAGGAGCTTCTGCGGCGCTGCCAGCTGGGGGCAGACGGGCTCAGTCACAAGGCCGTGCAGACACCCCACAGTTCCCACGGCACTGTCGGTTACCCCCGACGGCGCCTCTCAAGCTCGGCCACCTCCATCGGGCTCCCAGCTGTCCCCGAAGACAACGGGCCTCAGCCGGAGTACAAGGCCCTTTTCCAGGAGATCTTCACCTGCATCCAGAAGACCAAAGAGGACCTAAGTGAGAACAAGTGGCCGAGTCCGGGTCATTGACTCTGGAGACAGTGATGGCAGTATTTGTTCTTTCTGCACATTTGATTGGACTGTTCAAGAGGATGTTGCTATAGGAGAGGGCCTCAAATAGCAGATTCCAaagggtgtgttctgtgtgtgtgtgcgcacgtgcacTAACACCTGTACCTCTTATACAACATGTGCCCTGTTGTCTCCTTCAATCCTGTCAACGCTATCACCTCGACACGCTCCGATGGTTTCATAAGCACTTTTCTTATCTACCGTCCATCCTTTTGACTACTTTCCATCCTTATCTACAAGTTTGTTTTGACGCAAACATTTCCAGGTCAAAGGTTGATAAATGGATTGTTTGAGTCCTGATGCTATCACCTCTTAGCATCCGACTACTCTTATGCCTCATTTAGCTCGATTAGATGGCACCACCTCTTCACTTGAAGTCAATGGGTGCAGTAATATTTGCAACCAGGGGTTTTCTATTCTTTTGTTTTCTACTAAATTAAAGTAATCATAGCAATTTAGAATGGTATGTGCATGTACCATAGATTTGGTCTTGCAGCTTAATGAGTATGCCTACGCTGTGTTTGAAAGTGTTTGTTTGTATGCTGATACCACGTACAGAACCACCATTGTACAGATCTTGAACTTGCTTAGACTATCTAGCAGTCTGTGTTCAATCCACTTAGTGTTAAGTCTGTCAGGGGGAGCCATACCTTTTGTGCAcactgtacatattgccaaattATAGATTTAACTACATCCGTGTACCTTTTTTTATTATGCCAATTTAAGAGTACTGGACTAGATGGAGTACTTTATAGATgcactatatatatctatatctccacacaaaagtatgtggacacccattcaaattagtggatttggttatttcagctacacctgttgctgacaggtgtataaaatcgagcacacagccatgcaatctccatagacacacattggcagtagaatggccttactgaagatctgtgtgactttcaaagtggcaccgtcataggatgccacctttccaaaaggtcagttcatcaaatttctgccctgctacagctgccccggtcaactgtaagtgctgttattgtgaagtgaaaacatctaggagcaacaacgtttCAGCCGCGAAGtgctaggccacacaagctcacaggacGGCAACGCCGAATGCTCACTACCGAGTCcccaactgcctctggaagcaacgtcagcacaataactgtttgtcaggcgCTTCATGAAATTTCCATGACCGAGCCTGGGTTTCCATGACTGGAGCATAAGATTGCCAatcgttggctggagtggtgtgaagctcgccgccattggactctggagcagtggaaacacgttctctggcgtgatgaatcacgcttcaccatttggcagtccgacggacgaatctgggtttggcggatgccaggagaacgctacctgccccaatgcatagtggcaactgtaaagtttggtggaagaggaataatggtctggggctgttttttaagGTTTGGCTAGACCCTtcagtttcagtgaagggaaatcttaacgctacagcatacaattatattttagatgattctgtgcctccaactttgtggcaacagtttggggaaggccctttcctgtttctacatgacaatgccccagtgcacaaagtgaggtccatacagaaagggtttgtcgagattagtgtggaagaacttgactggcctgcaccgaGCCCTGAACTAAACCCCATCGAatgcctttgggatgaattagaacgccgACTACCAGCcaggcccaacatcagtgcctgacctcactaatgctctagtGGCTGAATAGAAACAAGTTcccacagcaatgttctaacgtctagtggaaagcctttacagaagagtggaggctgttatagcagcaaaggcgggaccaactccatataatgcccatgattttggaatgagatgttcgacgagcaggtattcatgtacttttggtcatgtagtgtatttatgGAGGTTGGGCCTATAGTAGTCAACATTGATTTATAGATAGATTGGCCTGTAATACTAGAGAATCATAAGTGAACACTGGAAAAGGCCCAGTCTGTTCTCACTGTTTAATGGTTGTTTGTGTAATGTGTGTCCC is a window from the Oncorhynchus kisutch isolate 150728-3 unplaced genomic scaffold, Okis_V2 Okis06b-Okis10b_hom, whole genome shotgun sequence genome containing:
- the cdr2a gene encoding cerebellar degeneration-related protein 2 isoform X2, with the translated sequence MFSTNQEQLQEIEYLTKQVDLLRQMNDQHAKVYEQLDVAARDLEQGNHRLILDNRVAQQRINCLTETINSLETHMEDLQTQVEELRTAQSDRSRRELAEQRHNLGAQSVSCLKELYDLQKDKYMAYESLLVEHSWPARKESCQDPDPDEENSVLQRSIQTLQAVLASERGKREAAEQETELTARENGALEQRLALLEGYRARQRELEAEVEELRQLWQADYANSVRRPDRLLLPDTVFFAPEEKPSLVQKEEEVGEQGRRSLQRCNSESVLKGTLADDIRRGHERTCIRRAEAVKQRGISLLNEVDAQYSALQVKYEELLRRCQLGADGLSHKAVQTPHSSHGTVGYPRRRLSSSATSIGLPAVPEDNGPQPEYKALFQEIFTCIQKTKEDLSENKWPSPGH
- the cdr2a gene encoding cerebellar degeneration-related protein 2 isoform X1, coding for MLTDMIVEEEFELKDEEPWYGKQDLEHDLHLAAQLGKTLLDRNHELEQGLQQMFSTNQEQLQEIEYLTKQVDLLRQMNDQHAKVYEQLDVAARDLEQGNHRLILDNRVAQQRINCLTETINSLETHMEDLQTQVEELRTAQSDRSRRELAEQRHNLGAQSVSCLKELYDLQKDKYMAYESLLVEHSWPARKESCQDPDPDEENSVLQRSIQTLQAVLASERGKREAAEQETELTARENGALEQRLALLEGYRARQRELEAEVEELRQLWQADYANSVRRPDRLLLPDTVFFAPEEKPSLVQKEEEVGEQGRRSLQRCNSESVLKGTLADDIRRGHERTCIRRAEAVKQRGISLLNEVDAQYSALQVKYEELLRRCQLGADGLSHKAVQTPHSSHGTVGYPRRRLSSSATSIGLPAVPEDNGPQPEYKALFQEIFTCIQKTKEDLSENKWPSPGH